TAAAAGTCAAAACAAATGAAGAGAACTCCAGACAGGAATTGTAGATTCTTTTCTTGGTGCTATATTGTTGAGCCTATACTTGTAGTTCTTCAAGGCTTGAGTTTTCATTTACACTTATATACTTACATACAAATGCAGCTTCCAGTGACACATACACCAGTTAGCCAACCGTCCAAGTCAACGCGTAGAAATTCTCTTCCTTTATCAACAAAAGCTGGGAAGTTGGAGTCGCCTTACAAACATAATGTTGGTCTTCTTCACCAAGTGAAGTCTCCGGATGTCTCTGTGAATGCTCCAAGAATTGACAAGATGGTTGATCCCTTGGCTTCTTCAGAAGATCCTCTTTTGCCCATCCAGAGAGCTTCACCAAAATCTGTTCAGTTGTCTTCCCCCTCACCACGCTATAGTGACTGGTCGTTCACAAAAGACAAGTGTACAGTACAGGTTGTTGACAGAAGCTTTCCCAAGCCACCTTTAATTGACCCTATTCATGGAATTGCGCGGATTGGAAGTGAATGTTCAGAACATAATGCAACAACTGGCGCTTCAAGCCGGTCATCTTCAGAATCTCGTCCCCGGAGGTTTGACACCTCTTCTTACCAGCAACGTTCTGAAGCCTTAGAAGGATTACTTGAGTTCAGTGCTCAACTATTGCAGCAAGAGCGTTTAGAAGAGCTTACAGTGTTACTGAAGCCATTTGGGCCAGAAAAGGTTTCTCCAAGGGAAACTGCTATCTGGCTGACTAAGAGTTTCAAGGAGAAGGGAGTGTAATTGTAACCTTCTACATTTTCCTGCTTAACTGAAATGATGATGCATGGATtttcaaaagagaaaaaaatcagaATGCACACGGGGAAACTGTACAACATGAATAACCTGGTCATGAGAAGCAGAAAGGAAAATTGATTTTCAATTGGTTGTCTGGGTCTTTGTTGTAATGCGATGCTAAATGAATAAGACCATTAGAATCGGGGATGAGTAATGAACTAAAGTCGAACATATCAGTGCAGGAGATAAAAGTTTGATTTAACGAGTTTTTTTTAACGTACTTCGTTTCTTACACATAACCCTTACAAACGCTAATTTTTAATGGATATCTGATCTAAGTTGTAAAACTTTTAGGAAATAGTGGACCATCACAAGTATGATGTCACAAAAAATTCAAGTCATAATTTTTGTTATTTCTTTTAGCTTATTAGTAAAAGTCGATTCTAATAACCTTTAATTAATGAATTTAGCTTAATGCTTATCTTCTTCATATACAACTTGTTGCTCGAAACTAGTACTACTACTCTTTTGGTCAGTTAGTAGAGTATTTAacttaataaaaatatttaaccTTTGGCAAAAGTCCGTCCGCTATTGTAAGTTTGTACCAAACGGTCTTCACTCTaggtcgactatatatatatataaatgttaAGACTTCGAAATTGCAAGACTGCGATAGCAAACCCACAATGAAAGAGATGGAGGGAGAGGTAGTCGAACTGTACGAGCTTCACTACTCTGATTTGAAGAAACTGTCATCAGAGATAGCTTTATCAGCAGCAGAATCTTGTGAAGAAATTCAGCGGCTTGAATCAATCACCACAAGTGTTATGGAAAACCTAGGACCAGAGGGACCTGGACTTCTGGCCATCACCGGCGTTCCAGAAGCTTCCAATCTTCGTCGAACTCTTCTTCCTTTGGCTCGAAAACTCTCTCTTCTCAATAACGAAGATCGCAGACGCCTTCTTAAGGTCCACCTCTCTCCCAGCTTTCATTTATCTTTTTCCCTTTAACTTCCTTCTTCATGTCTAATATTCAAAATGCGTATTAGCTAATAACATAATGCAATGAAAATTAAAAGAATATATAGTAACTAATTGAGATTAAAGGTTTAGTTATTACACTGCTGCTAGTTTTAGGTGTTTGCGATGAGTCTTTTGGTTTGATTAAAAAAGTCTAATTAGTGAACCCTTAATTCATGGCAGAAGACaaattatttatataaatgaAATGTGCCCAAATAAAACGAGTTGGTTGTAACATTTAGAGAAGTTCTAAAAGAGAATCCTGAGTTTGCTTTAAAGAAGGATTTTTTTAACTATGCTTGAACTACCTGGGGTGGTTATGTATATTTATTGATAACTAGTTTGAGATCGAGGCATCAGTATCTGGTGTTCAATGCTTTAGCCCACTTTAATTTGGGCGTATTCATCAATGTATCCTTAATAGTTTTGCTAGTTTTACTGATTGAGTGAGGAAATCATAATAGTttgaaatattattattttttgaaatctgACTGTGCATTGTAAAATTTATGCAACTTGCAAAGCTCTAAGATTTTCTCTTGAAAAGAACATTGATGGTagctaagttgctcggactcaGGTGCGAGTATCCTATACGGAGACGGATCCGAGTATCGGATTTGGCAAAATCTAATTTTTAAGATTCGGGGGTGCGGATCCGGATATGGATACGGGTGCGGGGATTCGGCTAGTAAAAGGTAGAGCTATAAAATATTGTAAATTTTGAGAGATACTCTGTGAAAAACTTACATGAATATTGTTTCAATCTTTCATTCTCCAAGATGGACATTATTCTTTcattctccaaaatctgttttattttttattttgagaaaTCAAAGTCTCAATATTTCTCCCAAATTTGTCGATGGACTCCGGTCAAAGTGTTCGAAGTTAGTTAACCGAATCCGGAACGTATCCCGCTCCCGCTCCCGCTCCCGCTCCCATCCCCGTCTCGTACCGGGACGGGGACGGCACCAAAATTAAGAGTCCGCGCAACTTAGGATGGTAGAGCCTGGTTGCATAATTTGCCCTATTGCTTATCAAAAGAAGATTGCTCTATTACTTATACTCTTATTGTTATTATTGAGCAACAGGAACACAGTCTGGGAAGTGATGTTTCATTGAAGAACCCCAATAGAAATGTCTCGTCTTTTTCCATGCAATTGAAATATGAGCAATGCTTTGAAATAAGTGATGGTCGGGTTGATGATCTAGATGTTGAAAATCGGGATGATGAAGTTGTTAATCAGGATGAGTTTAAGAAACTAGGATGCACCTTTAAGGAGCTAGGATACTGCATGATGGACCTAGGGCTTCGTCTTGCACAAATATGTGATAAGGGCATTGGGGGCCAAGAGCTACAACAGAGCTTACTAGAGTCCGGCACAGCTAAAGGGCGTGTAATCCATTACCATTCCGCTGTTGACAATGATATTATTAGAGAAGCTGCAAAAAGAAACGGATATGTTAAATCAAGAAAtggaaaattcaataagaatgaGCAAGCAAGTACGAAACAACAAGGGACTGACTTATCGAAAGACCAGTCAAATGACTATGGTCTATGGCAGCAGTGGCATTATGATTATGGTATTTTCACTCTCTTAACAGTTCCCATGTTTCTGTTGTCCTCTCACCAAGAAACGCCAGCTGCTGTAAATACTGGTTCACCCGTTTCTTCTGAGCATGAGTTCCCTTCGCCCTGTGGTCACACATATCTTCAAATATTTGATCCCAAAAAGAATCAGGTCTTCATGGTAAAGGCACCTTTGGAGAGTCTCATTCTGCAGGTTGGAGAAGCAGCTGATATATTATCTAAGGGGAAGCTACGAGCAACACTTCATTGTGTTTGTAGACCACCAAAGATTGAAAAGTTGAGCAGGGAGACATTTGTTGTCTTCTTGCAGCCAGCGTGGAGCAAACAATTCTCTCTTTTGGATTACCCTCTTGAGAATTTAAATTTTAATAGTCAGCAGTGGGGAATACGTATTGAGGGAATTGAACAGCCTAGGCAGGCACCAGAGGAAATAAGTCACGAAATTCAAAAAATTGTTCCGCCACTTTTGTCGAGGCTGAAAGATGGGATGACATTTGCAGAATTTTCCCGTGAAACAACGAAACAATACTATGGTGGTAAAGGTTTACAGCCCAACAGATAGGTGAGTAGTAATACTTCTTTTGCTCACTCTTTTTCTATCTACATTCTTGCATACAGACAAATAATTTCAGTATTTAATAGCGTGTTTCTATTTATCTTGGATTCAGGCTTTCTGTGGGTATCTTTATATGCCCAGAGGTGCCATCTGGCTGGACAATGTTAAACTGACATTTACACCGTAGGGCAGTTTAATGATGTGTTCACAAAATAGGAAAGTTTAATGATTTGAGACACAAAAATGTCTTGGAATCACGCTTACTCTTGTGGTCTAACCGTATATGAGGTGAAAATCCATAATTTCAAGTCCCTGTCTCAAAGACAATGCTAGGTATAGAAGTGACGTGCACTTTTGCGGTTAGGAATTCATTTTCCATTGAGGTACATCAGAGGAACTAAAATGAGGCATATCCTGTTAGATGTGATTTTGGGTAAAGTTAAATTAAACGTTTTCTTAGAGTATGAATTTACTAGGTATTTGAAATGGTTGTAATGACTCACTTTCTATGGCAACAAATAACTTTGTCTTTGGAACTTCTGCAACAACCCAGTTGTGTGTCAAGGGGCAATGGCTCAATGGATTTGAAGTTTTTGGTTTCCTACAGTTATCTATAGTTAATTAACTGAGTTCCCGGTCAAATATTGTAGGTATTTAGCAGATATTTTAATGAATATACAGGATTTAGGCAAAAACTACTGCGTTCAGTGAACCTATACCCTCTAAGCTACATCCGCTCCTCCTCAATGTGCCCCAGGCAGAAAGAACTAATCGCTGCAACTGTGCACCTTGCTTAAGAATGACTGCTGAAAGAACATAATCTTGCAAAGcaactgtcacgacccattttctgaacaagccgcgaccggcactcgatcactaaacatgaccgagcgaacccTCTAtacttatcaaatctattataactccaaactttatatgcaacaaggcaatactctaaccaaatacttttgattaatttaaatatttaaataaatcaactccaaaatttTATTCATAGTAACTACTAaattactgctaagttattataaaaaaaaacatatgaatctTAACCCAACAACTAAACCTCTACTAATAAACTGATGCACTGTTCAGGATatgagatttcctggccagttctctaagtaaacaaagaaatagctaaataaaaatgactctaaggaatactccacgaacaaaagcggagctcaccaatagcactaggagagaaggaagtcctaactcgtagcctgctcacctgcaaatccggttcctacgttgtaccgcagaccaacgtaggttcccaaaagagaacgtcaataccatccattgtactcagtgagtctcaacaacaagGGGCAAAACTTTAATAACATGTACATTACGGGCAAATGTTCTAAATGTATGTAAAATATAAAGCTTATAAgaacaattctaaaataattgcataatagcagtttatgaatattctaaaagaaattcttttctttttctttcttaaaaaaatacttcgtattatactttgggagttccaactatcatgacttaattctgtctcagtcaccgtgtgatcgaCACGGGTTCGAtgccaacctgatcgaataggcccaatccacgaggtgccactcgcttcatggttctcagcgctcatgtatcataccttagcatggttaagtaaattctcagcaacgagaccctcggctcgtgtgctccctactttggcacaagtagtttcaggaagtcaacgccttggtcaggaccctcggcctgggcgatgaccccttctcagaataaaggatactcccaaaaatcttttctttctaaaacttcttcttacttttcaagtctaaatcttttctttttggaacatcatgtacatgctcatgctggtatccttaaatgtaaagcatggaataagaatgaaataaacatctaaaaGTATTTCTAAGGATTCTTGcttcttcataaattttcaacatgaaaatagcatataagaataacacaaaaatctgaaaatttatgcatatatatcataataaatcatcGAAACTTTTGCGAGAAtaattctaagttaataggtaCTCCTCGTTCTAATTAAGTAAatataaactcttttaagcaattcatcaaacatcttgtatgcgtgcttttgtgagttaaaccactttagtaaagggttgtatcaactcacctcaatactccttgagccaatacgtagaccccagtccaatttatacctgtcaaacaattgattctacaacaaccagtgcattttaattaatttcaaaGTTTCACACCTAAACCTGGGATTTACTGTTGATACAGAGAAAGAATTAGCTATTCAATTCTTACCTACTACCACTATAGAATAATTGACAATAGGAAATTTTAtatacctgagttcaagaattAGTGATTTGTAAAGAAACCTAGAACTTCCTGTTGCCTGCGTGAGTACTGAGCAACAAGGCTCTATTTCACGATTCTGTATTTCGTGCATGAAGAGACACTTGTTCTGTTTCTTTGTGTAAACCCTTTTTTTAAATCCTTTTTCCTTCCACAGCCCTTATGGGCTAAGGCCTTTCATGTGCTCTCTTTTCTTATTTGcccttatttttttttacttaactAGTGTTTAGTTATATctacttttaataattaataatattaaaattattaatattttccctaattgtatatccaattatttatACATAGAGAAGTAACTCAACAATCAATCACAAGGGTTTAAATCCGTATTAGAAGTATAATTTaagattataaaaattatattctatatttAGCGTGTCTTGAAACTTTTAtagatttgaggagtgttacaatctttcctccttaaaaacattcgtcctcgaatgttgctagGACCTTATTCTTAAGCTAACAATCATCTCTTAGGTCATTGAACCTCTTAAGTTTTCTTAGCACTACTCATGCTTCCAAATGACTCAAAATTTTGGTGaactccctaaattttcaaaaatttcggcagagttttccTTGTAAATTGGACTATCCAAAAAAATTATCCCAGTCACAAATACCACAACTACAtcaacaaccaaatataccataacaggcCATTCATAGGCGTCATACGCAGCTCATAAATTAATTACTCACACTCTGGCAAGGAGGTACCACAATAACTAACATGAATCTAAAGAACAACAACTTTAGAACAAGTAAATCACTTTAATGAATTATATATACTACGGCATAAACTAAATTACTACAACAACTAAGTATAATCTAGGAAGGACAGAAACACTTGctaacttgtatttaataaatgaaatacaaatgtcaaaccaaacttaggttcacatacctttttcctcaaataaatatggataTTTCTTTCTCATATCTTCCTTGACATCCCACGTAGCctcttttgaatcatgattactccacaaaacttttaccgatgctaaatcttttgttctcaactttcttacttgcctatcgagAATTTCTATAGGTACCTCTTCATAAGTTAAGCCTTCTTTAATTGTTATGGTATCAGCAAGTATTATATGTGACTCATCATGAATGTACTttctaagcatagacacatgaaaaacAGGATGAACAGAGAACAATTCAACGGGTAACGCTAGCTTATAAGCCACGTTCCCCTTATTATTTATAATCTCATAAGGTCCGATAAATCTAGGACTAAGTTTCtctttcttaccaaacctcataactcctttcattggTGAAATTTTCAAAAATACTTTGTCACCAACCATGAACTTTAAGTCACGATGCCTCTTGCCAGAATaggacttctgacgactctgagccgTTTTCAGCCTTTCTCTGATTAACTGAACTTTCTCTAAGGCCTCACAAACAAACTCTGGACCGATCAACGACACCTCTGCTgattcaaaccaacccactggagacctaCATCTTCACCCATACAACGTTTCATAAGGATTCATACCAATGTCGCCTtgatagttgttattgtaagcaaattttATGAGTGgaaagtgatcatcccaattacctccaaAGTCTATAACACATGCTCGCAGCACATATTCGAGAGTCTGAATGGTCCTTTCTGCCTGGCCATCGGTCTATGGATGGAAAGCGGTGCTCAAATTTTAAGCCTTGAAACTTATGGGACTTTACATTCTTCCcgcttaggaacattcgtccttgaatgttgtgTCATAGATATCGTTGAGTCTATGAGTGATCTTAGTCCTATTCCGTTTTCACTTTTCTCTTTAGACCGCAacagttaaattattaaaaatttcGATAGAGTTTCCACTGCTTCTGCTATTAAGTCAAATTTTTAACTTGTCATAACCACACAATAACAACAGTTGCACATCCAACTACTCTATCTAGAAGAACACATCAACATGATACTTCCACTATACAATATCAGATGTCATCATCTCaccactttgaacatatgtgcaCCTAGCTACATTCCATCACTCGaagaataaataaattatatactcgtggaatgaaaaaaaaagggtatttCTCCATAGTTTGTTCAGGTTCCTTTAGTCGAACGATTTTGCTATAATACCTTTACTGAATCAACATTTTTGATTTGTAATGTCTAAACGTGTCTATCAAGTATAGCAACTAGAACCTCTTCATAGGATAGCGTCTCATCAACTCGTACATTTTGAGAAGGAATTACATGACTTGAGTCGTATACATACTTCCTCAACATGGAGATATAGAAGACTGGATGTACGAAAGGCAACTCTTAGAGCAAGCAAGTTATACTACTTCCTAATATCTCTAATAATTTCATATGACCCAATAAACCTCGCTCAAGCTAGATTTTCCTTTATTCCTAAGTTTTCCGACACCCTTTCCTGGAGATAATTTCAAAACCCCAAGGTTTCTTGCTCTAGAATCATGtttttgatgcctttttattTGTATGAGACTGTTGATaattttgaattgcgcgctttaATCCATCATTCAATAAACttggctttttttttttgttaaatggGTAAAATCATTGTATATGTCTTAATCAATGAATAGAATAGTCAGCTTCAGAAAACGAAACTTATCTTAGATTAACAAATCTTCTCCTACAAGATTAccatttttttttagtttttgatcTCCATAAACTTGGTTAAACTAAAAAATTGAGGCTGCTCTAACTTTCTGTAATTACCTTTGCTATGAATTAACAAGTTAATGCGAGGGTATGAATCCAACTAAGCTTTAGAGTTCCTTTTAAGTCCTCGGAAGTTGCTTGTATTAAAGAGTTAGTAGGAAATACTCATCTCAAGCAAAATTGCTTGTCTTTTAATATTCTTTTACACTCCACTAATACGTGCAAGAAAGATAATTCCTCTACTTCTTTCTACCTCATCACTCAACCACTTTATACTAACTTTTTATTCTGATACCAAGGTAACCGTACAACATTGTCTCATAAAGAAGTGGAGATATCACCTCTCATATCTCACCAGGGAAGAAACGACCCTCGGCTATTTAGATCTCAACCTCCCTCTCACATTTTTATCACCTTAACTATGTGAGGAAGACAATAGTAGGTACAAATCCATTCGATGGTAATGAGGCCAAATAATTATTGCCTGTTTTTAGCAATTGATCTTGTATTGAATTGTGTGTAATTATAGTTCATAGTGATATGACTATGAAATATAGAATACAAAGAATTAAAAGGTATCCATAACATATCAATTTCTTAAGCACCTATTGGAAACTGTAACTAATCGCAGCAGCAAACCTTTATATAAAACTTAAACTGGAAACAGAGATCGGGTCATTTCTAGAGGAACTCAGTTTGATTCATCGCACAACGTttgtcccttttttttcttttgaagtcATCAGAGATGTTATAAGAGTCACATTTGACACTCGAGACTTGGTTCTACACCGTCAATTTATTACATACTCAATTTATTCATTATTGGCTCGCTACATTTAATTAGTCCCTTCAAATAACTTTTTATTATTTCTGTAGCTGCCATATATACATCCAAGCTTATCTTGGTTTTCACCCTTAAATCCCACTTAACCTGTCAGATTATGACATTTAACCACCTGAGTACTAaggtccaataagatcatgataCCCACATGTATAAGCATTCAAATCTCTTTCGAGGGTTGTTGGGTATTCAGTTATAAACACGCATTTCAACTTCATCTTTCCACTAAGTCATCGCGTAACGTATTCCCTCAACATTGTAGCCTGTAAGTAAAAAATCCAATTTTTACCGTCGTACGAACTCAATATCCATCGTCTAAACAACAagacaactcccaggtgctagtCATATTACTATGCATCAATTACTAATCTTCTTACAATAGACAGATATTCACTTGTTCCATTCTCTTCTTATCGATCTATTTGTCATGGCTCTCCAATGCTTATCCTCTTGAATTCATGCTTGAATAGGCATGAGCGAATGAGGCTTATTCGGAAAACATGCATATCTCCACACGAATCTATAAATATATGTGGAATAAACTATCTTTCATTTAATGCACACTTTCTCATATGATATATACTTACTGAGCATTTGAAGATATTCATCTCGAAGTCAAATTATTTGTATGTTGGACTCTTGCCATTTATACCCTATTCACATGTCCTGAAGTTCATTACATCTTGGACATTTTTCAAACATGAGGCATGAGCTGGGAAGAGCTTATCTAATACATATCTTATGACTGTGGGCCTTTAAAAATACTACTTTTCTAATTATACATGGAGCCCATAAGCCTGGAAAACCATGTTTTTTCATACATCATTGTAGTGGACTAAGAAGACAGTTTTCTACGATCTCACCTCGAGGGCCTTACTTTATCATGTCGCTGACAGACTGTAGTATTATGCAAGTCGTCGCCTTTGCATCATATAGTGGACTATAGATTGATTCTAGTTTGGACATGAGTGACCCGATCTAATAGTATAAAAATTCTAGTGGTTGTGATTACGACTTAGTGGACTGATCAAGTCTGTTCAATCCCGCCTAAATCTTAAGATTGCACTATCTGGTATGCTCCTTTTTTTCCTCCTCACTACTGATCAAACTCATAATCGTGTCTATTACTGTTCCTATCATAACTTATTTCTATAAGTCGTAAGGTACTCATTGCATATTGTCTATTTTGCATATCCTTGACCAATTGAACCTTATTCATTCTCGAGGTTCCAAAGTAGAAATTTGAGATACGAACCTTTCTGGTTGGCTCTTAACCTTTTCATTTACTGGTCTATCTTGTTTGATCCATTCCATGGTACCGTCATAGTGACTACCCATGG
This genomic stretch from Nicotiana sylvestris chromosome 9, ASM39365v2, whole genome shotgun sequence harbors:
- the LOC138877871 gene encoding uncharacterized protein → MGSHYDGTMEWIKQDRPVNEKVKSQPERCRSPVGWFESAEVSLIGPEFVCEALEKVQLIRERLKTAQSRQKSYSGKRHRDLKFMVGDKVFLKISPMKGVMRFGKKEKLSPRFIGPYEIINNKGNVAYKLALPVELFSVHPVFHVSMLRKYIHDESHIILADTITIKEGLTYEEVPIEILDRQVRKLRTKDLASVKVLWSNHDSKEATWDVKEDMRKKYPYLFEEKGM
- the LOC104245950 gene encoding uncharacterized protein, whose protein sequence is MKEMEGEVVELYELHYSDLKKLSSEIALSAAESCEEIQRLESITTSVMENLGPEGPGLLAITGVPEASNLRRTLLPLARKLSLLNNEDRRRLLKEHSLGSDVSLKNPNRNVSSFSMQLKYEQCFEISDGRVDDLDVENRDDEVVNQDEFKKLGCTFKELGYCMMDLGLRLAQICDKGIGGQELQQSLLESGTAKGRVIHYHSAVDNDIIREAAKRNGYVKSRNGKFNKNEQASTKQQGTDLSKDQSNDYGLWQQWHYDYGIFTLLTVPMFLLSSHQETPAAVNTGSPVSSEHEFPSPCGHTYLQIFDPKKNQVFMVKAPLESLILQVGEAADILSKGKLRATLHCVCRPPKIEKLSRETFVVFLQPAWSKQFSLLDYPLENLNFNSQQWGIRIEGIEQPRQAPEEISHEIQKIVPPLLSRLKDGMTFAEFSRETTKQYYGGKGLQPNR